From the genome of Rhizobium binae, one region includes:
- a CDS encoding VOC family protein produces the protein MSETHGKFIWCELMTPDTAAAAKFYSSVVGWTTSEMKVEGMPTYTVFQAGGIGVAGLMEFPAELEGQGIPPNWTGYVDVDDVDQSARDFAASGGTVRRPPEDIPTVGRFAVVADPDGAVLCIMTPAPMEQTWPELAFDAPGNIGWRELYSGNGKDALAFYSKLFGWTKDSEMDMGPMGVYYIFAHGGRQTGGMMTKPDNIPMPFWCYYFIVPTLDAAIERVTAGGGKVVHGPMEVPGGSWIIQATDPQGAFFCLVAPKR, from the coding sequence ATGTCCGAGACGCATGGAAAGTTCATCTGGTGCGAGCTGATGACCCCCGACACGGCGGCTGCCGCGAAATTCTACAGCTCCGTCGTCGGCTGGACCACCTCCGAGATGAAGGTGGAGGGCATGCCGACCTATACGGTCTTCCAGGCCGGCGGCATCGGCGTTGCCGGTCTGATGGAGTTCCCGGCCGAACTCGAAGGCCAGGGCATCCCGCCGAACTGGACGGGTTATGTCGACGTCGACGATGTCGACCAGTCGGCAAGGGATTTCGCCGCCAGTGGCGGTACGGTCCGCCGTCCGCCGGAAGACATCCCCACCGTCGGCCGCTTCGCTGTCGTCGCCGATCCGGACGGCGCGGTGCTCTGCATCATGACGCCGGCGCCGATGGAACAGACCTGGCCTGAACTCGCCTTCGACGCGCCGGGCAACATCGGCTGGCGCGAGCTCTATTCCGGCAACGGCAAGGACGCGCTCGCCTTTTATTCCAAGCTGTTCGGCTGGACGAAGGACAGCGAAATGGACATGGGCCCGATGGGCGTCTACTACATCTTCGCCCATGGCGGCCGGCAGACCGGCGGCATGATGACCAAGCCGGACAACATACCGATGCCCTTCTGGTGCTACTATTTCATCGTGCCCACCCTCGACGCCGCGATCGAACGCGTCACCGCGGGCGGTGGCAAGGTCGTCCACGGCCCGATGGAAGTCCCCGGCGGCAGCTGGATCATCCAGGCCACCGACCCCCAGGGAGCCTTCTTCTGCCTGGTGGCGCCGAAGCGGTAG
- the rpsU gene encoding 30S ribosomal protein S21 yields MQVLVRDNNVDQALRVLKKKMQREGLFREMKARSAFEKPSEKRAREKAEAIRRQRKLARKKLQREGLLPAPKKVLRAR; encoded by the coding sequence TTGCAGGTACTCGTCAGGGATAACAATGTCGATCAGGCGCTCCGTGTGCTCAAGAAGAAGATGCAGCGCGAAGGCCTGTTCCGGGAAATGAAAGCGCGCAGCGCCTTCGAGAAGCCCTCCGAGAAACGCGCCCGCGAAAAAGCCGAAGCCATTCGCCGCCAGCGCAAGCTTGCCCGCAAGAAGCTGCAGCGTGAAGGCCTGTTGCCGGCGCCGAAGAAGGTTCTTCGCGCCCGCTAA
- a CDS encoding MarR family winged helix-turn-helix transcriptional regulator, with amino-acid sequence MVDMKAQTAKTMEIPEEEKRLEKQLCFAVYATAHAFTRAYKPILDKVGLTYPQYLVMLVLWERSELPVKTIGEQLDLDSGTLSPLLKRLEQSGLIKRVRDLRDERQVIVSLTPKGEAMKTEVDTIMTAIGQAAGCTLEELGQMRDMLHRLRGNLGRAGAAGG; translated from the coding sequence ATGGTGGATATGAAAGCGCAAACGGCAAAGACGATGGAGATACCGGAGGAGGAGAAGCGGCTGGAAAAGCAGCTGTGCTTCGCGGTCTATGCGACGGCGCATGCCTTCACCCGCGCCTACAAGCCGATCCTCGACAAGGTCGGCCTCACCTATCCGCAATATCTGGTGATGCTGGTGCTGTGGGAGCGTAGCGAGCTGCCGGTGAAGACGATCGGCGAGCAACTGGATCTCGATTCCGGCACGCTGTCGCCGCTGTTGAAGCGACTGGAACAAAGCGGGCTGATCAAGCGCGTCCGTGACCTGCGCGACGAGCGCCAGGTGATCGTGTCGCTGACCCCGAAGGGTGAGGCAATGAAGACCGAAGTCGATACGATCATGACGGCGATCGGACAAGCCGCGGGCTGCACACTGGAGGAACTGGGACAGATGCGCGACATGCTGCATCGGCTGCGCGGCAATCTCGGCCGGGCCGGCGCCGCCGGCGGCTGA
- a CDS encoding cold-shock protein, producing the protein MGRPNYKVGDTIVLKSGLTRTAKAEKRCRIASILPNDHGHVQYRVRFDAENFERRITEADIDTGKSPCEASPEAVAKSDGAGSWLKLSSIRIGK; encoded by the coding sequence ATGGGCAGACCAAATTACAAAGTCGGCGACACGATCGTGCTGAAATCCGGCCTCACGCGCACCGCGAAAGCCGAGAAACGATGCCGGATCGCCAGCATTTTGCCCAACGACCACGGGCATGTGCAGTATCGCGTCCGGTTCGACGCCGAGAATTTCGAGCGCCGCATCACCGAGGCCGACATCGATACCGGGAAATCACCATGCGAGGCATCCCCCGAGGCGGTGGCAAAGTCGGACGGCGCCGGGTCCTGGCTCAAGCTTTCGAGCATCAGAATCGGGAAATAG
- a CDS encoding DUF1579 domain-containing protein, which produces MMKTAEVLKEHSFLERMVGNWSVTAPEMGGGGDWTETVRSLHGIWFVAEGHGRMPDGKQATTILTLGYNAEKGKYVGSWIGSMMDFMWVYEGEVDVSGNVLDLYTTGPDFSGEGLADYREQITFINADHRTFTSSARQDDGSWKQFMEAHYTRKI; this is translated from the coding sequence ATGATGAAGACGGCTGAAGTGCTGAAGGAACATTCCTTCCTGGAACGGATGGTCGGCAACTGGAGCGTCACCGCACCGGAGATGGGCGGCGGCGGCGACTGGACGGAGACCGTCCGCTCGCTGCACGGCATCTGGTTCGTCGCCGAAGGGCACGGCCGCATGCCCGACGGCAAGCAGGCCACCACGATCCTGACGCTCGGCTACAACGCCGAAAAGGGCAAGTATGTCGGCAGCTGGATCGGCTCGATGATGGACTTCATGTGGGTCTATGAAGGCGAGGTCGATGTCTCCGGCAACGTGCTCGACCTCTATACGACGGGACCCGACTTCAGTGGCGAGGGCCTGGCCGATTACCGCGAGCAGATCACCTTCATCAACGCAGATCACCGCACCTTCACCTCCAGCGCCAGACAGGACGACGGTTCGTGGAAGCAGTTCATGGAAGCGCATTACACCCGCAAGATCTGA
- a CDS encoding DUF899 domain-containing protein, whose protein sequence is MQNEVVSREKWLEARRALLLKEKEATKLRDSINAARLALPWVRVDKDYVFDTPEGEKSLADLFDGRSQLLIYHFMLGPDWEAGCPGCSFLSDHVDGALPHLNHHDVTWVAVSRAPLDKIAAYKRRMGWKFPWVSSFGSDFNFDYHVSFSPKDLAKDKVFYNFTPIEPAEANDELPGLSAFYRNDKGEIFHTYSSYARGPEELIGTLMILDRAPKGRNEEGTMNFVRRHDEYEEAKAPSCCH, encoded by the coding sequence ATGCAGAACGAAGTTGTTTCCCGCGAGAAATGGCTGGAAGCCCGGCGCGCCCTGCTCTTGAAGGAAAAGGAGGCGACGAAGCTGCGTGACAGCATCAACGCCGCCCGTCTGGCGCTGCCCTGGGTGAGGGTCGACAAGGATTACGTCTTCGACACGCCTGAGGGAGAGAAATCGCTCGCCGATCTCTTCGATGGCCGCAGCCAGCTTTTAATCTATCATTTCATGCTTGGCCCGGACTGGGAGGCCGGCTGCCCCGGCTGCTCCTTCCTGTCCGATCATGTCGACGGCGCCCTGCCGCATCTCAACCATCACGACGTCACCTGGGTCGCCGTCTCGCGCGCGCCCCTCGACAAGATCGCCGCCTATAAAAGGCGGATGGGTTGGAAATTTCCCTGGGTCTCCTCCTTCGGCAGCGATTTCAATTTCGATTACCACGTTTCCTTCAGCCCGAAGGACCTTGCCAAAGACAAGGTCTTTTACAATTTTACACCTATAGAGCCGGCCGAGGCCAATGACGAACTACCGGGTCTCAGCGCCTTCTACCGGAACGACAAGGGCGAGATCTTCCACACCTATTCGAGCTATGCCCGCGGGCCGGAGGAACTGATTGGCACTTTGATGATCCTCGACCGCGCGCCGAAGGGCCGCAACGAGGAGGGCACGATGAATTTCGTGCGCCGCCACGACGAATATGAGGAGGCCAAGGCGCCATCCTGCTGTCACTGA
- a CDS encoding NUDIX hydrolase → MTVWRPPQQIRVKVIGLAWRQDRLLAAEVEDDGGCIKGIRPLGGSIEFGETREQALQREFREELETPIRIVGPWHLLENIFEHHGATGHEYIFAADIELADASLYARDEIRYCELDETAATARWFGREMVRDAGIALYPTGLEKLLSRWCD, encoded by the coding sequence ATGACCGTCTGGCGGCCACCGCAGCAGATCAGGGTGAAGGTGATCGGCCTTGCCTGGAGGCAGGATCGGTTGCTCGCCGCGGAAGTGGAGGATGACGGCGGCTGCATCAAGGGCATTCGGCCGCTCGGCGGCTCGATCGAATTCGGCGAGACGCGCGAACAGGCCCTGCAGCGCGAATTCCGGGAGGAACTCGAAACGCCAATCCGCATCGTCGGCCCCTGGCATCTGCTCGAAAACATCTTCGAGCATCACGGCGCGACCGGTCACGAATATATTTTCGCCGCCGATATCGAACTTGCCGATGCATCGCTCTATGCGCGCGATGAAATCCGCTATTGCGAACTCGACGAGACGGCGGCGACGGCGCGCTGGTTCGGCCGCGAGATGGTCCGCGATGCCGGCATCGCTCTCTATCCGACAGGGCTGGAAAAGCTGCTGTCACGCTGGTGCGATTGA
- a CDS encoding ABC-F family ATP-binding cassette domain-containing protein: MTLIAIRNLGITLGNPLFSKLNLVVNAGDRIGLVAANGRGKSTLLACLTGALEPNEGEITKARGLTIGHVAQNVPAALFDAPFHEAVLQALPADQAENESWRVDVVLESLEVPEAMRGRPLRQLSGGWQRLAMLARAWVSEPDVLLLDEPTNHLDLEKIAQLESWLNALPRDVPVILSSHDRAFLDATTNRTLFLRPEQSQVFALPYSRARTALDEADASDARRYERDIKTAEQLRRQAAKLNNIGINSGSDLLVVKTKQLKQRAEKLEDAAKPAHLERSAGGIRLANRGTHAKVLVTLEDAAVTTPDGTLLFRTGRQFICQDDRIVLLGLNGAGKSRLVSMLRQAIERPETAPGGIKATPSLVLGYGDQALADLADGDTPIGTIIRRFDVGDHRARALLAGAGMTIDMQAKPIGQLSGGQKARLGMLVLRLTEPNFYLLDEPTNHLDIEGQEALESELMAHDASCLLVSHDRSFVRAVGNRFWLIEKKRLVEVESPVGFFASVGSRG; encoded by the coding sequence ATGACCCTCATCGCTATCCGCAATCTCGGCATCACGCTGGGCAACCCCTTGTTTTCCAAGCTCAACCTCGTCGTGAACGCCGGCGACCGCATCGGTCTCGTCGCCGCCAATGGGCGGGGGAAATCGACGCTGCTCGCCTGCCTCACCGGCGCGCTCGAGCCGAACGAGGGCGAGATCACCAAGGCGCGCGGGCTCACCATCGGCCATGTCGCGCAGAATGTGCCGGCGGCCCTTTTCGATGCGCCGTTCCATGAGGCGGTGCTGCAGGCGCTGCCGGCCGACCAGGCCGAAAACGAGAGCTGGCGCGTCGATGTCGTGCTGGAATCGCTGGAGGTGCCGGAGGCCATGCGCGGCCGGCCGCTGCGGCAATTGAGCGGCGGCTGGCAGCGGCTCGCCATGCTGGCCCGCGCCTGGGTCAGCGAGCCCGACGTGCTGCTGCTCGACGAGCCGACCAATCATCTCGACCTCGAAAAGATCGCGCAGCTGGAAAGCTGGCTCAACGCCTTGCCGCGCGACGTGCCGGTCATCCTGTCCAGCCATGACCGCGCCTTCCTCGATGCGACGACCAACCGGACGCTGTTCCTGCGGCCGGAGCAATCGCAGGTCTTTGCGCTTCCCTATTCCAGAGCGCGCACCGCCCTCGACGAGGCCGACGCTTCCGACGCGCGGCGATACGAGCGTGACATCAAGACGGCGGAACAGCTGCGCAGGCAGGCGGCCAAGCTCAACAATATCGGCATCAATTCCGGCAGCGACCTGCTCGTCGTCAAGACGAAGCAGCTGAAACAGCGGGCGGAGAAGCTGGAGGATGCGGCAAAACCCGCGCATCTGGAGCGTTCGGCCGGCGGCATCCGGCTTGCCAACCGCGGCACGCATGCCAAGGTGCTGGTGACGCTGGAAGACGCGGCGGTGACGACGCCGGATGGAACGCTGCTCTTCAGGACCGGCCGGCAATTCATCTGCCAGGATGACCGCATCGTGCTCCTCGGTCTCAACGGCGCCGGCAAGTCGCGGCTGGTGTCGATGCTGAGACAGGCGATCGAAAGGCCGGAGACGGCGCCTGGCGGGATCAAGGCGACGCCGTCGCTGGTTCTCGGTTATGGCGACCAGGCGCTCGCCGATCTTGCCGACGGCGACACGCCGATCGGCACGATCATCCGCCGCTTCGATGTCGGCGACCACAGGGCACGCGCCCTGTTGGCCGGCGCCGGCATGACGATCGACATGCAGGCAAAACCGATCGGCCAGCTCTCCGGCGGCCAGAAGGCGCGGCTCGGCATGCTGGTGCTCAGGCTGACGGAGCCGAATTTCTATCTGCTCGACGAGCCGACCAATCACCTCGACATCGAGGGACAGGAAGCGCTTGAAAGCGAGTTGATGGCGCACGATGCGAGCTGCCTGCTGGTCTCGCACGACCGCAGTTTCGTGCGGGCGGTGGGCAACCGCTTCTGGCTGATCGAGAAGAAGCGGCTGGTGGAGGTAGAAAGCCCGGTGGGTTTCTTTGCTTCGGTGGGATCGCGGGGATGA
- a CDS encoding helicase HerA-like C-terminal domain-containing protein, with translation MIEDGKIFIGASRNPDDSINKPEYLDLRFGNRHGLVTGATGTGKTVTLQVLAEGFSRAGVPVFAADIKGDLSGIAAKGEPKDFLTTRAEQIGFTDYEFDQFPVIFWDLFGEKGHRVRTTVAEMGPLLLARLMDASEPQEGVINIAFKIADQAGLPLLDLKDFTSLLNYMGENATALSTQYGLISKASVGSIQRALLVLEQQGAEHFFGEPALKISDIMRTSNNGYGQISVLAADKLMMNPRLYATFLLWLLSELFEELPEVGDPAKPKLVFFFDEAHLLFNDAPKVLVERVEQVVRLIRSKGVGVYFVTQNPLDVPETVLAQLGNRVQHALRAYSPREQKAVKTAADTFRPNPAFDCAAVITNLGTGEALVSTLEAKGAPSIVERTLIRPPSGRVGPLTDSERQQVMDKSPVLGVYDEDVDRESAFEMLAARARKAAEAEAAKRAQEEAAEQPGTPSGWSLPGFGSDDNQSRGQSRGRSSGYQRETVVEAAMKSVARTVATQVGRALVRGILGSLKR, from the coding sequence ATGATCGAGGACGGCAAGATTTTTATCGGCGCAAGCCGCAATCCCGACGACAGCATCAACAAGCCGGAATATCTCGACCTGAGATTCGGCAACCGCCACGGCCTCGTCACCGGCGCCACCGGCACCGGCAAGACGGTGACGCTGCAGGTGCTGGCCGAAGGCTTTTCGCGGGCCGGCGTCCCGGTTTTTGCCGCCGACATTAAGGGCGATCTTTCCGGCATCGCCGCCAAGGGCGAGCCTAAGGATTTTCTCACCACCCGCGCCGAGCAGATCGGCTTTACCGATTATGAATTCGACCAGTTCCCGGTGATTTTCTGGGATCTGTTCGGCGAGAAGGGCCATCGTGTGCGCACCACCGTCGCCGAAATGGGGCCGCTGCTGCTGGCGCGGCTGATGGATGCCTCCGAACCGCAGGAAGGCGTCATCAACATCGCCTTCAAGATCGCCGACCAGGCCGGGCTGCCGCTGCTCGACCTCAAGGATTTCACCTCGCTGCTCAACTATATGGGCGAGAATGCCACTGCGCTTTCCACCCAGTACGGGCTGATCTCCAAGGCCTCGGTCGGCTCGATCCAGCGGGCGCTGCTCGTTCTCGAACAGCAGGGTGCGGAACATTTCTTCGGCGAACCGGCGCTGAAAATCTCCGACATCATGCGCACCAGCAATAACGGCTACGGCCAGATCTCGGTGCTTGCCGCCGACAAGCTGATGATGAACCCGCGCCTTTATGCCACCTTCCTGCTCTGGCTGCTCTCGGAGCTGTTCGAGGAACTGCCGGAGGTCGGCGACCCCGCCAAGCCGAAGCTGGTCTTCTTCTTCGACGAAGCGCATCTGCTCTTCAACGATGCACCGAAGGTCCTGGTCGAACGCGTCGAGCAGGTGGTGCGACTGATCCGCTCCAAGGGTGTCGGCGTCTATTTCGTCACGCAGAACCCGCTCGACGTGCCGGAAACGGTGCTCGCCCAACTCGGCAACCGCGTCCAGCACGCCCTCCGCGCCTATTCGCCGCGCGAGCAGAAGGCGGTGAAGACGGCGGCCGACACCTTCCGTCCCAACCCGGCCTTCGATTGCGCCGCCGTCATCACCAATCTCGGCACCGGCGAGGCGCTGGTCTCGACGCTGGAAGCCAAGGGCGCGCCGTCGATCGTCGAGCGCACGCTGATCCGCCCGCCATCCGGCCGCGTCGGACCGCTGACCGACAGCGAGCGCCAGCAGGTGATGGACAAGAGCCCGGTCCTTGGCGTCTATGACGAAGATGTCGACCGCGAATCCGCCTTCGAAATGCTGGCCGCGCGCGCCAGGAAGGCGGCGGAAGCCGAGGCCGCCAAGCGGGCGCAGGAGGAAGCGGCCGAACAGCCCGGCACCCCCTCCGGCTGGAGCCTGCCGGGCTTCGGCAGCGACGACAACCAGAGCCGCGGCCAATCCCGCGGCAGGTCGTCCGGCTACCAGCGCGAAACGGTGGTGGAAGCGGCGATGAAGAGCGTGGCGCGCACGGTAGCGACCCAGGTCGGCCGGGCGCTGGTGCGCGGGATATTGGGGAGCTTGAAGCGCTAG
- a CDS encoding ABC-F family ATP-binding cassette domain-containing protein — MPASITLSKISWATPDGRPLFSDLDLSFGPERSGLIGRNGVGKTTLLKLVSGDIQPQSGTLSVSGSLGLLRQSVQVAPNETIADLFGVVGALGLLHRAEAGAATADELSAADWTLEARMAAALDRIGLDAEPQTRLAALSGGQRTRAGLAALVFTEPDFLLLDEPTNNLDREGRDAVIALISGWRAGAIIVSHDRELLESMDAIVELTSLGATRYGGNWSQYRERKALELAAAEHDLADAEKRLAEVARKAQATVERQARRDSAGRKMAVKGGIPRIMLGGMKERSETTGGDNARLAERRRAAAQEDAKAAREKIEILQPLSVRLPPTGLAANKTVLKMEGVTAGYRPDDPVIGDLSFAVTGPERIAVTGPNGSGKTTLLSLLTGELRPWAGTVAVMTGFAMLDQKVSLLDPSGSIRDNFRRINPQADENTCRAALARFVFRADAALQVVSTLGGGQLLRAGLACVLGSAPPPLLILDEPTNHLDIDSISAVEAGLRAYDGALIVVSHDERFLENIGIERRLELAGGEPVG; from the coding sequence ATGCCTGCATCCATCACTCTCTCCAAAATTTCATGGGCCACGCCTGACGGACGGCCGCTTTTTTCCGATCTCGATCTGAGTTTCGGGCCGGAGCGCTCCGGCCTTATCGGGCGCAACGGCGTCGGCAAGACGACGCTGCTGAAGCTCGTCTCTGGGGATATCCAGCCGCAGTCGGGGACGCTATCGGTCAGCGGCAGCCTCGGCCTCCTCCGGCAGAGCGTTCAGGTCGCGCCCAACGAAACCATTGCCGATCTCTTCGGTGTGGTCGGGGCGCTCGGCCTTCTTCACCGTGCCGAAGCTGGCGCGGCAACGGCCGACGAGCTTTCAGCGGCGGACTGGACGCTAGAGGCGCGCATGGCCGCAGCCCTTGATCGCATCGGGCTCGACGCAGAGCCACAGACACGGCTTGCCGCGCTTTCCGGCGGGCAGCGCACCCGCGCCGGGCTTGCGGCCCTTGTCTTCACCGAACCGGATTTTTTGCTGCTCGACGAACCGACAAACAATCTCGACCGCGAAGGCCGCGATGCGGTGATCGCGCTGATATCTGGCTGGCGGGCCGGGGCGATCATCGTCAGCCATGACCGGGAACTGCTCGAAAGCATGGATGCGATCGTCGAATTGACGTCGCTCGGCGCCACCCGCTACGGCGGCAACTGGAGCCAATATCGCGAGCGCAAGGCGCTGGAGCTTGCGGCAGCCGAACATGACCTTGCCGATGCCGAAAAGCGCTTGGCCGAGGTGGCGCGCAAGGCGCAGGCCACGGTGGAACGCCAGGCGCGCCGGGACAGCGCCGGGCGGAAGATGGCCGTCAAGGGCGGCATCCCGCGCATCATGCTCGGCGGCATGAAGGAACGAAGCGAAACGACCGGCGGCGACAACGCCCGTCTTGCCGAACGCCGGCGCGCGGCGGCACAGGAAGACGCAAAGGCGGCGCGCGAGAAGATCGAGATCCTCCAGCCCTTGTCGGTGCGCCTGCCGCCGACCGGCCTCGCCGCCAATAAGACCGTGCTGAAGATGGAAGGCGTCACAGCCGGCTATCGGCCTGATGATCCCGTCATCGGCGATCTCTCTTTCGCCGTGACCGGGCCGGAACGGATTGCCGTCACCGGGCCGAACGGCTCTGGCAAGACGACGCTGCTTTCGCTTCTCACCGGCGAACTCAGGCCCTGGGCCGGCACCGTCGCGGTCATGACCGGTTTTGCGATGCTCGATCAGAAGGTCAGCCTTCTCGATCCCTCGGGCTCGATCCGCGACAATTTCCGCCGGATCAACCCGCAGGCCGATGAAAACACCTGCCGGGCCGCCCTCGCCCGCTTCGTGTTCAGGGCCGACGCGGCACTGCAGGTTGTCTCGACGTTGGGCGGCGGACAATTGCTGCGCGCCGGCCTTGCCTGCGTTCTCGGCTCCGCACCGCCGCCGCTGCTGATCCTCGACGAGCCGACCAACCATCTCGACATCGATTCGATATCAGCGGTCGAGGCCGGGCTGCGTGCCTATGACGGGGCGCTCATCGTCGTCAGCCATGACGAGAGATTTCTTGAGAACATCGGGATAGAGCGGCGACTGGAATTGGCTGGCGGTGAGCCGGTGGGTTAG
- a CDS encoding L,D-transpeptidase family protein: MSSDRHLSRRSFLSLSALTAASALTGCASSANTVTSGDTSIIYRSPMRLFQSPGASSVPSGAELAVMYGPVEDGGFLIPAVPYEQIDPRYYRQRVVDPTGQPPGTIVVDTPSRFLYLVQADGTAMRYGVGIGREGFAWQGSGVIQWRQRWPRWKPPNEMVARQPELVKYSIDNGGMEPGLKNPLGARALYIFSNGEDTLYRLHGNPDWRSIGKAVSSGCVRLLNQDIIDLYDRVPTKAPIVVWQ; this comes from the coding sequence ATGAGTTCCGATAGACATCTTTCCCGCCGAAGCTTTCTTTCCCTTTCGGCCTTGACGGCAGCCTCCGCGCTCACTGGCTGCGCCTCCTCCGCCAACACCGTGACATCGGGCGACACGTCGATCATCTACCGTTCGCCCATGCGCCTTTTCCAGTCGCCGGGAGCATCGAGCGTGCCGAGCGGGGCCGAGCTTGCCGTCATGTACGGCCCGGTCGAAGATGGCGGCTTCCTCATTCCCGCCGTTCCCTATGAACAGATCGATCCGCGCTACTATCGCCAGCGCGTTGTCGATCCCACCGGCCAGCCGCCCGGCACCATCGTCGTCGACACGCCCTCGCGCTTCCTCTATCTCGTTCAGGCCGATGGCACGGCGATGCGTTACGGCGTCGGCATCGGCCGCGAAGGATTTGCCTGGCAGGGATCGGGCGTCATCCAGTGGCGTCAGAGATGGCCGCGCTGGAAGCCGCCGAACGAAATGGTCGCCCGCCAGCCGGAACTCGTCAAATATTCGATCGACAACGGCGGCATGGAGCCCGGTCTGAAGAACCCGCTCGGCGCCCGTGCGCTCTATATCTTCTCGAACGGCGAAGACACGCTCTACCGCCTGCATGGCAATCCCGACTGGCGCTCGATCGGCAAGGCCGTCTCCTCGGGCTGCGTCCGGCTGTTGAACCAGGATATCATCGATCTCTATGATCGCGTTCCGACGAAGGCGCCGATCGTCGTCTGGCAATGA
- a CDS encoding organic hydroperoxide resistance protein yields the protein MPILYTTQASATGGRAGRAVSENGVLDVTLTVPKELGGDGATGTNPEQLFAAGYSACFLGALKFVAGQQKVKIPEETTVSAKVGIGPREDGAGFGIEVALTVNIPGLDRETAEKLAAAAHIVCPYSHAMRTSTEVPVTVA from the coding sequence ATGCCTATTCTCTATACGACCCAAGCCTCTGCCACCGGCGGCCGCGCCGGCCGCGCCGTTTCCGAAAACGGCGTTCTGGATGTGACGCTGACCGTTCCCAAGGAGCTCGGCGGCGACGGCGCGACCGGCACCAATCCCGAGCAGCTTTTCGCCGCCGGCTATTCCGCCTGCTTCCTCGGCGCCCTGAAATTTGTCGCGGGCCAGCAGAAGGTCAAGATTCCGGAGGAAACGACGGTCTCCGCCAAGGTCGGCATCGGCCCGCGCGAAGACGGTGCCGGCTTCGGCATCGAAGTGGCCCTGACCGTCAACATCCCCGGTCTCGACCGCGAAACCGCCGAGAAGCTCGCTGCCGCAGCCCACATCGTCTGCCCCTACAGCCACGCCATGCGCACCTCGACCGAAGTTCCGGTCACGGTTGCCTGA
- a CDS encoding cold-shock protein yields the protein MNSGVVKWFNGTKGFGFIQPDDGSTDVFVHISAVERAGMRELTEGQKVRYDLVRDKRSGKSAADNLQAA from the coding sequence ATGAATTCAGGCGTCGTCAAGTGGTTCAATGGTACGAAGGGTTTTGGCTTCATCCAGCCCGATGATGGTTCCACGGACGTTTTTGTTCACATTTCGGCAGTCGAACGCGCTGGCATGCGCGAACTCACCGAAGGTCAGAAGGTCCGTTACGACCTCGTTCGCGACAAGCGCTCGGGCAAGAGCGCGGCCGACAACCTTCAGGCCGCATGA
- a CDS encoding MarR family winged helix-turn-helix transcriptional regulator, producing MSNSVEIPFSTTLLVRDTCLCLHAQRAARALARLFDDALRPAGLTNGQFSLMMSLNRPEPPPMGPVAALLAMDQTTLTAALKPLQRKGWVSVMENPTDRRGRLLVLTGEGKAVLARALPIWKETHAALDQKLPDGSSARLRQDLQTVSGMTDETPKPAARRAGRAAARAALQRG from the coding sequence ATGTCAAACTCGGTTGAAATTCCTTTTTCTACAACGCTGCTGGTGCGCGACACCTGCCTCTGCCTACATGCGCAGCGAGCGGCGCGGGCGCTCGCCCGCCTGTTCGACGACGCATTGCGGCCTGCAGGGCTGACCAACGGACAGTTTTCACTGATGATGTCGCTGAACCGGCCGGAGCCGCCGCCGATGGGGCCGGTCGCAGCCCTGCTCGCCATGGACCAGACGACGCTGACGGCGGCCCTGAAGCCACTGCAGCGCAAGGGCTGGGTGAGCGTGATGGAAAATCCGACGGACAGGCGCGGCCGGCTGCTCGTGCTCACCGGCGAAGGCAAGGCGGTGCTGGCGAGAGCGCTGCCGATCTGGAAAGAGACGCATGCGGCGCTCGACCAGAAGCTCCCGGATGGAAGTTCCGCGCGGCTGCGGCAGGATCTGCAGACGGTGTCAGGGATGACGGACGAGACGCCGAAGCCGGCCGCTCGCCGCGCCGGCCGCGCTGCAGCGCGGGCCGCGCTACAGCGCGGGTGA